In one Labeo rohita strain BAU-BD-2019 unplaced genomic scaffold, IGBB_LRoh.1.0 scaffold_444, whole genome shotgun sequence genomic region, the following are encoded:
- the LOC127160732 gene encoding transcription factor Adf-1-like: MDDGRLIEEVEKHRQLYDPQDPCYKDPRKKEKAWDSVATAIGYNGDDCKRRWKVLRDAFVKHKKQKHPPSGSAGGTVKEWKYEVEMSFLLPHLNPRSSRCSLDPIQPLEDTQDPIDLSAIEEDVERTATPTSQRCNTPTPPSGPITSTPHSRASPTPAHPRIQAILSETRQSTSAQTRPARDRRRQVVSEAEQQLLDIISIPTSNVPTAQEEMYYFALSLLPRLNRLSREAQAQAQTHFLTYLTELEDRQLAQMNTPGPIRGSHSSTSTAFHPYSPTFQARSQYHPVPPQDDPPRTFSENLSDPLPHSYHNF; this comes from the exons ATGGACGACGGCAGGTTAATTGAAGAGGTGGAGAAACACAGACAATTGTACGATCCACAGGATCCTTGCTATAAAGATCCACGAAAAAAGGAGAAAGCATGGGACTCAGTTGCTACAGCTATTGGTTATAATG GTGATGATTGCAAAAGAAGGTGGAAGGTGCTGAGAGATGcttttgtaaaacataaaaaacaaaagcatccTCCCAGTGGCTCTGCAGGTGGGACAGTCAAGGAATGGAAATACGAGGTAGAAATGTCATTTCTACTGCCTCATTTGAATCCAAGAAG CTCAAGATGTTCACTGGATCCAATACAACCACTGGAAGACACACAGGACCCCATTGATTTGAGCGCAATAGAGGAGGATGTGGAGCGCACTGCAACTCCAACATCACAGAGGTGTAACACCCCAACCCCACCATCTGGGCCAATCACATCAACACCCCACTCCCGAGCTAGTCCCACTCCAGCCCACCCCCGCATTCAAGCTATTCTGTCAGAGACTAGACAAAGCACTTCAGCTCAAACAAGACCTGCACGTGACAGGAGAAGACAAGTAGTAAGTGAAGCTGAGCAACAGCTACTGGACATCATCTCCATTCCAACTTCAAATGTCCCTACTGCGCAAGAGGAGATGTACTATTTTGCTTTGAGTTTGTTGCCTAGGCTAAATAGGCTATCACGTGAGGCACAGGCCCAGGCCCAAACTCACTTCTTGACATACCTCACTGAACTGGAGGACAGACAGCTGGCACAGATGAACACCCCAGGTCCTATAAGAGGAAGCCACTCTTCCACCTCCACTGCATTTCACCCTTACAGCCCCACATTCCAAGCCCGGTCCCAATATCATCCTGTTCCTCCCCAAGATGACCCTCCCAGGACATTTTCGGAGAATCTGTCTGACCCTTTACCCCACAGCTaccacaatttttaa